From the Paludibacterium paludis genome, one window contains:
- a CDS encoding ABC transporter substrate-binding protein → MRVIIKTMLAAGLIAGVSAANAAGTLVYCSEGSPAGFDPAQYTTGTDFDASAETVFNRLVQFQHGGTKVEPALAEKWTVSPDGKTYTFSLRKGVKFHTTEYFKPSREFGADDVVFTFLRMLDKNQPFAKAYPAEYPYFNDMGMNENITKVEKVDPLTVRFVLKDADPAFLQNLAMSFASIHSAEYADKLIKEGKPAQFNQQPVGTGPFVFKRYQKDSQIRYVANKDYWKKGEVKIDNLVFAITTDPSVRVQKLKAGECQVTLNPRPADVAGLKADPKLRVVSQAGFNLGYVAYNVKHKFLDKLEVRQALDMAVNKKAILSAVYQGTGQLATNPMPPTQWSYNKSLKDAPYNVDAAKKLLAKAGYPNGFDITLWAMPVQRPYNPNAKLMAEMIQADWAKIGVKAKIVSYEWGEYIKRAKNGEHDAMLIGWTGDNGDPDNWLGTLLSCDAMKGNNFSKWCYKPYEDLIQKAKHTTNNAERTKLYMKAQEIFKAQVPFTPIAHSTVNQPMLKSVGGFKVSPFGLNSFYDVSVK, encoded by the coding sequence ATGCGAGTTATCATCAAGACAATGCTGGCTGCCGGTTTGATCGCCGGCGTTTCCGCCGCGAATGCCGCCGGCACCCTGGTTTATTGCTCGGAAGGCAGTCCGGCGGGCTTCGATCCCGCCCAGTACACCACCGGCACCGATTTTGACGCGTCGGCCGAAACGGTGTTCAACCGCCTGGTCCAGTTTCAGCACGGCGGTACCAAGGTCGAGCCCGCCCTTGCCGAAAAATGGACCGTGTCCCCCGATGGCAAAACGTATACCTTCTCGCTGCGCAAAGGGGTGAAATTCCATACCACCGAATATTTCAAGCCGAGCCGCGAATTCGGCGCGGATGACGTGGTGTTCACCTTCCTGCGCATGCTGGACAAGAACCAGCCGTTCGCCAAGGCCTATCCGGCCGAGTATCCATATTTCAACGACATGGGGATGAACGAGAACATCACCAAGGTCGAAAAAGTCGACCCGCTGACGGTACGCTTCGTGCTGAAGGACGCCGATCCGGCCTTCTTGCAGAACCTCGCCATGTCGTTCGCCTCGATCCATTCCGCTGAATACGCGGACAAACTGATCAAAGAGGGTAAGCCCGCCCAATTCAATCAGCAGCCGGTCGGCACCGGCCCGTTTGTCTTCAAGCGTTACCAGAAGGATTCCCAGATCCGTTATGTCGCTAACAAGGACTACTGGAAAAAAGGTGAGGTGAAGATCGACAATCTGGTGTTCGCCATCACCACCGATCCTTCGGTGCGGGTACAGAAGCTCAAGGCCGGAGAGTGCCAGGTGACCCTCAACCCGCGTCCTGCTGATGTGGCCGGCCTGAAAGCCGATCCCAAGCTGCGTGTCGTCAGCCAGGCGGGTTTCAACCTCGGCTATGTGGCCTACAACGTCAAGCACAAGTTCCTCGACAAGCTGGAAGTCCGCCAGGCGCTGGATATGGCCGTGAACAAGAAGGCCATCCTCTCCGCGGTTTACCAGGGGACGGGCCAGCTTGCCACCAATCCGATGCCGCCGACCCAGTGGTCGTACAATAAGTCGCTGAAGGATGCTCCTTATAATGTCGATGCGGCGAAAAAGCTGCTGGCCAAAGCGGGTTATCCCAACGGCTTCGACATCACCCTGTGGGCCATGCCGGTTCAGCGTCCGTACAATCCCAACGCCAAGCTGATGGCCGAAATGATCCAGGCCGACTGGGCGAAGATCGGCGTCAAGGCCAAGATCGTGTCCTACGAGTGGGGCGAATACATCAAGCGAGCCAAGAACGGCGAGCACGATGCCATGCTGATCGGCTGGACGGGTGACAATGGCGATCCGGACAACTGGCTCGGCACCTTGCTCAGCTGCGATGCCATGAAGGGCAACAACTTCTCCAAATGGTGCTACAAGCCTTACGAGGACCTGATCCAGAAGGCCAAGCACACCACCAATAACGCGGAGCGCACCAAGCTTTACATGAAGGCGCAGGAAATCTTCAAGGCTCAAGTGCCGTTCACGCCGATCGCCCATAGCACGGTCAATCAGCCGATGCTCAAGTCGGTGGGGGGGTTCAAAGTGAGCCCGTTCGGCCTGAACTCGTTCTACGACGTCAGTGTGAAGTAA
- a CDS encoding beta-ketoacyl-ACP synthase III, giving the protein MNKVVISGTGLFTPPFSISNEELVTSFNHYVASYNAAHREDIEAGRLAALAESSAEFIVKASGIRQRYVMDREGVLDPERMVPHLPERANEDLSLQAEMAVAAARDAMARAGRQASDIDMVIVACSNMQRAYPAMAIEVQQALGIEGYAFDMNVACSSATFGIQAAVNAIQSGQARAVLMVNPEICSAHLNFRDRDSHFIFGDAATAMVLERADAAVSACRFEVIGSKLATVFSSHIRNNFGFLNRCDGSGIGQPDKLFVQQGRKVFKEVCPMVGEHIVGHLSSLGIEPSGVKRFWLHQANLSMNQLIARRVLGRDASEQEAPVILDRYANTSSAGSIIAFHLYSEDMAAGDTGVIASFGAGYSVGSIVVKKG; this is encoded by the coding sequence ATGAACAAAGTCGTCATCAGCGGCACCGGTCTCTTCACGCCGCCTTTTTCCATCAGCAATGAAGAACTGGTGACATCGTTCAATCACTATGTCGCTTCGTACAACGCGGCGCATCGCGAGGATATCGAAGCGGGCCGCCTCGCCGCGCTTGCCGAGTCGAGCGCCGAGTTTATCGTGAAGGCATCGGGAATCCGGCAGCGCTATGTCATGGATCGCGAGGGGGTACTTGATCCGGAGCGGATGGTTCCCCATTTGCCCGAGCGGGCGAACGAAGACCTGTCGTTGCAGGCCGAGATGGCGGTGGCGGCGGCCAGGGATGCGATGGCGCGCGCGGGCCGCCAGGCGTCCGATATCGACATGGTGATTGTCGCCTGCTCGAACATGCAGCGCGCTTATCCCGCGATGGCGATAGAGGTGCAGCAGGCGCTGGGCATCGAAGGTTATGCCTTTGATATGAACGTTGCGTGCTCTTCCGCGACGTTCGGCATTCAGGCCGCGGTCAACGCCATTCAGAGCGGGCAGGCGCGCGCTGTCCTGATGGTTAACCCCGAGATTTGCTCGGCGCATCTGAACTTCCGCGACCGGGACAGTCACTTCATCTTCGGCGATGCGGCGACCGCCATGGTGCTCGAGCGCGCCGATGCGGCCGTGTCGGCTTGCCGTTTCGAAGTGATCGGATCGAAGTTGGCCACCGTGTTTTCCAGTCATATCCGCAACAACTTCGGTTTTCTTAACCGCTGCGACGGCAGCGGGATCGGCCAGCCGGACAAACTGTTTGTTCAGCAGGGACGCAAAGTGTTCAAGGAGGTCTGTCCGATGGTCGGCGAGCATATTGTCGGACATCTGTCATCCCTGGGAATCGAACCGAGCGGCGTCAAGCGCTTCTGGCTGCATCAGGCCAACCTGTCGATGAACCAGCTGATTGCCCGGCGCGTGCTGGGCCGCGATGCTTCCGAGCAGGAAGCGCCGGTGATTCTCGACCGCTATGCCAATACCAGCTCGGCCGGTTCCATTATCGCTTTCCACCTGTACAGCGAAGACATGGCGGCCGGCGATACCGGCGTGATCGCTTCATTTGGCGCCGGATATTCGGTCGGCAGCATTGTGGTAAAAAAAGGCTGA
- the iscR gene encoding Fe-S cluster assembly transcriptional regulator IscR has translation MRLTTKGRFAVTAMLDLALREANGPVTLAGISERQSISLSYLEQLFGKLRRAELVDSVRGPGGGYTLARDVATISVSDIIRAVDEPVDATQCGGRENCHGNNRCMTHDLWTRLNATIYDYLSEVSLANLVDEQRAKENTVIQDKREASVARAPRNRVAPTA, from the coding sequence ATGCGCTTGACCACCAAAGGCCGCTTCGCCGTCACGGCCATGCTCGACCTGGCACTGAGGGAAGCCAATGGGCCGGTGACGCTGGCCGGCATCAGTGAACGCCAGAGCATTTCGCTCTCCTATCTGGAACAGCTGTTCGGCAAATTGCGACGCGCCGAACTCGTCGACAGCGTACGTGGTCCCGGCGGGGGGTACACCCTGGCGCGCGACGTCGCCACCATCTCCGTTTCGGACATCATCCGCGCCGTCGACGAGCCTGTCGACGCGACGCAATGCGGAGGCCGGGAAAACTGTCACGGCAACAACCGCTGCATGACGCATGACCTGTGGACCCGCCTGAACGCCACCATTTACGATTACCTCTCCGAGGTGAGCCTCGCCAATCTTGTCGACGAGCAGCGCGCCAAGGAAAACACCGTGATTCAGGACAAACGC